One window of Thermacetogenium phaeum DSM 12270 genomic DNA carries:
- a CDS encoding nucleoside recognition domain-containing protein, which yields MLNLIWLCLILAGVVVAAGNGRIDIITETFFSAADEGVKVCLDLIGLMTLWLGMLEVARQAGLIRILARLVRPLAVRLFPEVPPEHPALGAIIMNISANILGLGNAATPFGLKAMEELQKLNPRPDTASDAMCTFLAANTSCITLVPATIIGVRIAAGSVNPTEIVGPTIFATGFSMAFVLLLDSLWRNFIKTRRRVF from the coding sequence ATGCTCAACCTGATCTGGCTTTGTTTGATTCTGGCTGGGGTTGTTGTAGCGGCCGGAAACGGCAGGATCGACATCATCACAGAAACATTTTTCAGCGCCGCCGACGAGGGGGTCAAGGTCTGCCTGGATCTAATCGGGTTGATGACTCTCTGGCTGGGGATGCTGGAGGTCGCCCGGCAGGCCGGTTTGATCAGGATTTTGGCGCGCCTTGTGCGCCCGCTGGCTGTTAGGTTGTTTCCAGAGGTGCCCCCTGAACACCCCGCTCTAGGGGCGATCATTATGAATATCAGCGCCAATATTCTGGGATTGGGAAATGCTGCCACACCTTTCGGCCTCAAAGCCATGGAGGAATTGCAGAAGCTCAATCCCCGTCCGGATACGGCTTCCGATGCAATGTGTACATTCCTGGCTGCCAACACCTCTTGCATCACCCTGGTGCCCGCCACCATCATCGGTGTCCGCATCGCTGCAGGTTCCGTTAATCCCACCGAGATTGTCGGCCCTACTATCTTTGCTACCGGGTTTTCCATGGCCTTCGTCCTGCTCCTCGACTCCCTATGGCGCAATTTCATCAAAACGAGGCGGCGGGTGTTTTAA